In the Gossypium arboreum isolate Shixiya-1 chromosome 10, ASM2569848v2, whole genome shotgun sequence genome, one interval contains:
- the LOC108465017 gene encoding putative E3 ubiquitin-protein ligase XBAT35 isoform X2, whose translation MGQQQSKDELLYNQVNYGNAEGIKSLFREGAGLEWMDREGKTPLILACLNPQLFDVAKTLIELGSNVNAYRPGRHGGTPLHHAAKRGLLNTVKLLLSHGANPLVMNDDCQTPLDIARVKGNVNVVRAIEDHICLFSGWMREFYGPGFIEMFVPQLLSRKVWVVVLPTGSRNNSKPFKLELAMYSTLQDAQPRTVIALWKANLEEPKLNQPDPSVAIVDNSSKTRIKLAPGNENDRQQLQWFCDACKGIPQARGPAFLHVSQPPTAPADAEDLELAMAINASIQSAIAETPSFELHTGNEASSSSSWGNSASTSAHGSSVGPVEVPPSKASTSEWTMTEASSSGDSTAGTNVHNSNISSVLMGVQTADSVPTAPPAMDEIVEDGPIQYPSIDSTPINMPSSGAENLAANAGQTKEDGGPSSCTICLDAPSEAACVPCGHVAGCMSCLNEIKAKKWGCPVCRAKIEQVIKLYRV comes from the exons ATGGGGCAACAACAATCAAAAGACGAGTTGCTATACAATCAAGTCAATTATGGTAACGCAGAAGGGATCAAATCTCTTTTCCGTGAAGGCGCAGGCCTCGAG TGGATGGATAGAGAAGGGAAAACGCCGTTGATATTAGCGTGTTTGAATCCACAGCTTTTTGATGTGGCCAAGACTTTGATCGAACTTGGTTCTAACGTTAACGCTTATCGTCCAG GTCGTCATGGGGGGACACCCTTGCACCATGCGGCAAAAAGAGGCCTTCTAAATACAGTCAAATTACTTCTTTCTCATGGAG CTAATCCGTTGGTGATGAATGATGATTGTCAAACACCTCTAGATATTGCTAGGGTGAAAGGAAATGTCAATGTTGTAAGGGCAATTGAG GATCATATATGTTTATTCTCTGGTTGGATGCGGGAGTTTTACGGGCCAGGATTTATTGAAATGTTTGTTCCTCAGTTGCTTTCAAGAAAAGT TTGGGTGGTTGTTCTACCAACTGGTTCCCGAaataattcaaaacctttcaagtTGGAGCTGGCCATGTATTCTACTTTGCAG GATGCCCAACCACGTACAGTTATTGCATTGTGGAAAGCTAATTTGGAAGAGCCAAAGCTTAACCAACCTGATCCTTCTGTGGCAATTGTTGATAATTCCAGCA AAACACGCATTAAACTTGCAcctggaaatgaaaatgatcgcCAGCAGCTGCAGTGGTTTTGTGATGCATGCAAAGGAATTCCACAG GCAAGGGGTCCTGCATTTCTGCATGTTTCTCAGCCTCCAACTGCTCCAGCAGATGCAGAGGATTTAGAATTAGCAATGGCAATTAATGCCTCGATCCAGTCAGCTATAGCGGAGACGCCCAGTTTTGAGTTGCATACTGGCAATGAAGCTAGTTCATCCTCCAGTTGGGGTAACTCTGCAAGTACAAGTGCCCATGGTAGCTCAGTAGGGCCAGTGGAGGTTCCCCCTTCAAAGGCAAGTACTAGTGAATGGACAATGACTGAAGCTAGCTCCAGTGGAGACTCAACCGCTGGCACCAATGTTCACAATAGTAATATCTCTTCTGTTCTTATGGGAGTACAAACTGCAGATTCAGTCCCAACAGCTCCACCAGCCATGGACGAGATTGTAGAAGATGGTCCAATCCAATATCCATCAATCGATTCAACTCCTATCAATATGCCTTCCTCGGGTGCTGAAAACTTAGCTGCTAATGCTGGTCAAACAAAGGAAGATGGGGGCCCTTCTTCATGCACGATATGTTTGGATGCTCCATCAGAGGCAGCTTGTGTCCCCTGTGGCCATGTTGCCGGATGTATGTCATGTTTGAACGAGATCAAAGCGAAAAAATGGGGCTGCCCTGTTTGTCGTGCCAAGATCGAGCAGGTTATAAAGCTATATCGTGTTTGA
- the LOC108465017 gene encoding putative E3 ubiquitin-protein ligase XBAT35 isoform X1 encodes MGQQQSKDELLYNQVNYGNAEGIKSLFREGAGLEWMDREGKTPLILACLNPQLFDVAKTLIELGSNVNAYRPGRHGGTPLHHAAKRGLLNTVKLLLSHGANPLVMNDDCQTPLDIARVKGNVNVVRAIEDHICLFSGWMREFYGPGFIEMFVPQLLSRKVWVVVLPTGSRNNSKPFKLELAMYSTLQDAQPRTVIALWKANLEEPKLNQPDPSVAIVDNSSISRRGRRRRTIYTSREARCKAGIVRRKHETRIKLAPGNENDRQQLQWFCDACKGIPQARGPAFLHVSQPPTAPADAEDLELAMAINASIQSAIAETPSFELHTGNEASSSSSWGNSASTSAHGSSVGPVEVPPSKASTSEWTMTEASSSGDSTAGTNVHNSNISSVLMGVQTADSVPTAPPAMDEIVEDGPIQYPSIDSTPINMPSSGAENLAANAGQTKEDGGPSSCTICLDAPSEAACVPCGHVAGCMSCLNEIKAKKWGCPVCRAKIEQVIKLYRV; translated from the exons ATGGGGCAACAACAATCAAAAGACGAGTTGCTATACAATCAAGTCAATTATGGTAACGCAGAAGGGATCAAATCTCTTTTCCGTGAAGGCGCAGGCCTCGAG TGGATGGATAGAGAAGGGAAAACGCCGTTGATATTAGCGTGTTTGAATCCACAGCTTTTTGATGTGGCCAAGACTTTGATCGAACTTGGTTCTAACGTTAACGCTTATCGTCCAG GTCGTCATGGGGGGACACCCTTGCACCATGCGGCAAAAAGAGGCCTTCTAAATACAGTCAAATTACTTCTTTCTCATGGAG CTAATCCGTTGGTGATGAATGATGATTGTCAAACACCTCTAGATATTGCTAGGGTGAAAGGAAATGTCAATGTTGTAAGGGCAATTGAG GATCATATATGTTTATTCTCTGGTTGGATGCGGGAGTTTTACGGGCCAGGATTTATTGAAATGTTTGTTCCTCAGTTGCTTTCAAGAAAAGT TTGGGTGGTTGTTCTACCAACTGGTTCCCGAaataattcaaaacctttcaagtTGGAGCTGGCCATGTATTCTACTTTGCAG GATGCCCAACCACGTACAGTTATTGCATTGTGGAAAGCTAATTTGGAAGAGCCAAAGCTTAACCAACCTGATCCTTCTGTGGCAATTGTTGATAATTCCAGCA TCTCAAGACGAGGGAGGCGGAGACGAACCATTTACACCTCCCGAGAGGCGAGGTGTAAAGCTGGAATAGTTAGGCGTAAGCATG AAACACGCATTAAACTTGCAcctggaaatgaaaatgatcgcCAGCAGCTGCAGTGGTTTTGTGATGCATGCAAAGGAATTCCACAG GCAAGGGGTCCTGCATTTCTGCATGTTTCTCAGCCTCCAACTGCTCCAGCAGATGCAGAGGATTTAGAATTAGCAATGGCAATTAATGCCTCGATCCAGTCAGCTATAGCGGAGACGCCCAGTTTTGAGTTGCATACTGGCAATGAAGCTAGTTCATCCTCCAGTTGGGGTAACTCTGCAAGTACAAGTGCCCATGGTAGCTCAGTAGGGCCAGTGGAGGTTCCCCCTTCAAAGGCAAGTACTAGTGAATGGACAATGACTGAAGCTAGCTCCAGTGGAGACTCAACCGCTGGCACCAATGTTCACAATAGTAATATCTCTTCTGTTCTTATGGGAGTACAAACTGCAGATTCAGTCCCAACAGCTCCACCAGCCATGGACGAGATTGTAGAAGATGGTCCAATCCAATATCCATCAATCGATTCAACTCCTATCAATATGCCTTCCTCGGGTGCTGAAAACTTAGCTGCTAATGCTGGTCAAACAAAGGAAGATGGGGGCCCTTCTTCATGCACGATATGTTTGGATGCTCCATCAGAGGCAGCTTGTGTCCCCTGTGGCCATGTTGCCGGATGTATGTCATGTTTGAACGAGATCAAAGCGAAAAAATGGGGCTGCCCTGTTTGTCGTGCCAAGATCGAGCAGGTTATAAAGCTATATCGTGTTTGA